One Ricinus communis isolate WT05 ecotype wild-type chromosome 7, ASM1957865v1, whole genome shotgun sequence genomic region harbors:
- the LOC8267260 gene encoding methylesterase 1 isoform X2 → MEKVKNQKHFVLVHGACHGAWCWYKLKPLLESSGHQVTALDMAASGIHMKAIQEVQTLHAYTEPLLDFLAKLPRNEKVILVGHSLGGFNLAVATDQFPEKIAVAVYLTAFMPDTDHRPSFVLDEYNRRTPSEAWLDTQFSPYSTSLQHLTTMLFGQFMLSNKLYQLSPTEAKNYSTEGYGSVTRVYVLCDEDKAITEEFQNWMITNYPAQEVIKIEGADHMPMFSKPKELCHYLSMIAQKYA, encoded by the exons atggaaaaggtCAAGAACCAAAAGCATTTTGTTCTTGTACACGGGGCATGTCATGGAGCTTGGTGTTGGTACAAGCTCAAGCCACTGCTCGAGTCCTCAGGCCACCAGGTCACGGCGCTCGACATGGCGGCTTCTGGCATCCACATGAAAGCTATTCAAGAAGTTCAGACACTTCATGCATACACTGAACCTTTGCTGGATTTCTTGGCCAAATTGCCAAGAAATGAAAAGGTTATACTTGTCGGACATAGCCTTGGTGGCTTTAATCTAGCTGTTGCCACGGATCAATTTCCTGAAAAGATTGCTGTTGCTGTCTACTTAACGGCATTTATGCCAGATACTGATCACCGCCCATCTTTTGTCTTGGACGAG TATAACAGAAGGACCCCAAGCGAGGCATGGTTGGATACTCAATTCTCACCCTACAGCACCTCTCTACAGCATCTCACAACAATGTTATTTGGCCAATTCATGCTCTCCAATAAGCTATATCAACTCAGCCCTACTGAG GCCAAAAACTACTCAACTGAGGGATATGGATCGGTTACCCGGGTGTATGTCCTGTGCGATGAAGATAAAGCAATAACTGAGGAATTCCAGAACTGGATGATCACAAACTACCCAGCCCAAGAAGTGATCAAGATTGAAGGTGCAGATCACATGCCCATGTTTTCAAAACCAAAAGAGCTGTGTCACTATCTCTCAATGATTGCCCAGAAATATGCTTAA
- the LOC8267260 gene encoding salicylic acid-binding protein 2 isoform X1, with product MEKVKNQKHFVLVHGACHGAWCWYKLKPLLESSGHQVTALDMAASGIHMKAIQEVQTLHAYTEPLLDFLAKLPRNEKVILVGHSLGGFNLAVATDQFPEKIAVAVYLTAFMPDTDHRPSFVLDEYNRRTPSEAWLDTQFSPYSTSLQHLTTMLFGQFMLSNKLYQLSPTEDIELAKSLLRPSSFFLNDLSKAKNYSTEGYGSVTRVYVLCDEDKAITEEFQNWMITNYPAQEVIKIEGADHMPMFSKPKELCHYLSMIAQKYA from the exons atggaaaaggtCAAGAACCAAAAGCATTTTGTTCTTGTACACGGGGCATGTCATGGAGCTTGGTGTTGGTACAAGCTCAAGCCACTGCTCGAGTCCTCAGGCCACCAGGTCACGGCGCTCGACATGGCGGCTTCTGGCATCCACATGAAAGCTATTCAAGAAGTTCAGACACTTCATGCATACACTGAACCTTTGCTGGATTTCTTGGCCAAATTGCCAAGAAATGAAAAGGTTATACTTGTCGGACATAGCCTTGGTGGCTTTAATCTAGCTGTTGCCACGGATCAATTTCCTGAAAAGATTGCTGTTGCTGTCTACTTAACGGCATTTATGCCAGATACTGATCACCGCCCATCTTTTGTCTTGGACGAG TATAACAGAAGGACCCCAAGCGAGGCATGGTTGGATACTCAATTCTCACCCTACAGCACCTCTCTACAGCATCTCACAACAATGTTATTTGGCCAATTCATGCTCTCCAATAAGCTATATCAACTCAGCCCTACTGAG GATATTGAATTGGCAAAGTCTTTGTTAAGGCCATCATCATTTTTCCTAAATGATTTGTCAAAGGCCAAAAACTACTCAACTGAGGGATATGGATCGGTTACCCGGGTGTATGTCCTGTGCGATGAAGATAAAGCAATAACTGAGGAATTCCAGAACTGGATGATCACAAACTACCCAGCCCAAGAAGTGATCAAGATTGAAGGTGCAGATCACATGCCCATGTTTTCAAAACCAAAAGAGCTGTGTCACTATCTCTCAATGATTGCCCAGAAATATGCTTAA